The Anaerolineae bacterium genome window below encodes:
- a CDS encoding SRPBCC family protein, which translates to MGHVNYTEEINAAPEQVWAVLADVTRLPNWTYTEGRFPYPVEGKYGSDQKEGPDTIWIGVSNDGQTATQKVTVWEPNQKLVYELQEMENAPLQMTQTNTFALEAMDGKTKVTWSLDWELTGGFSLSKLLIRFTGNGAFEEMIAGSLENLKQLVEKETAPPNPPETEPGG; encoded by the coding sequence ATGGGACACGTTAATTATACCGAAGAGATCAACGCCGCGCCGGAACAAGTATGGGCCGTGCTGGCAGACGTCACCCGCCTGCCAAATTGGACCTATACCGAGGGCCGCTTCCCCTATCCGGTGGAAGGCAAATACGGCAGCGACCAAAAAGAAGGACCGGATACCATCTGGATTGGCGTATCCAACGATGGCCAAACGGCCACGCAAAAAGTAACGGTGTGGGAGCCAAACCAAAAATTGGTCTATGAACTGCAAGAGATGGAAAATGCCCCCCTCCAGATGACTCAAACCAATACCTTTGCTCTGGAAGCAATGGACGGTAAAACCAAAGTAACCTGGTCGCTAGATTGGGAATTAACCGGAGGCTTCTCGCTGAGCAAGCTTCTGATCCGTTTCACCGGCAACGGCGCGTTTGAAGAGATGATTGCCGGCTCATTGGAAAATCTGAAGCAGTTGGTGGAAAAAGAAACAGCCCCGCCCAACCCGCCGGAAACCGAGCCGGGCGGATAA
- a CDS encoding 1-phosphofructokinase family hexose kinase, producing MLLGVAPNPTIDHTLHVPEMVVGAVHRATRVARVAGGKGLNVVRAAHLLGAKALATAPLGGHAGQVIADFFNAEGLAANWYWLAMGETRTCLLVTHDTGDATVINEPGPVVSKQDWQGFMDHIKGVAGEARAVAIAGSLPLGVEPETLGVLARSLAASDRMVYLDTSGAALHAALGQPGGLCIKVNRRELAAGLQLPLENVGQLVKAGQTLLARGAALIVVTLGREGALAIAPEGCWQASAPPVEIVSTVGSGDSLLAGLAVACLQEKSIGTALAMGVACGAANALNDLPGGFEPREVTSLLERVNLKKLNV from the coding sequence ATGTTACTTGGAGTTGCCCCGAATCCCACCATTGACCATACCCTGCACGTGCCGGAGATGGTTGTGGGGGCGGTCCATCGCGCCACGCGGGTGGCCCGAGTGGCCGGTGGCAAAGGTTTGAACGTTGTCCGGGCCGCCCACCTGCTTGGGGCAAAGGCCCTGGCTACCGCGCCGCTAGGTGGGCATGCAGGGCAGGTGATTGCCGATTTTTTTAACGCAGAAGGTCTGGCTGCTAATTGGTACTGGTTAGCGATGGGCGAAACACGTACCTGCCTGCTGGTGACTCACGATACCGGCGATGCAACGGTGATCAATGAACCGGGGCCGGTTGTTTCAAAACAAGATTGGCAGGGGTTTATGGATCATATCAAAGGGGTGGCCGGAGAGGCGCGGGCCGTAGCCATTGCCGGTAGTCTGCCTCTGGGGGTTGAGCCGGAAACACTGGGGGTATTGGCTCGCTCCCTGGCTGCTTCTGACCGAATGGTTTATCTGGATACCAGTGGGGCCGCGCTGCATGCCGCCCTGGGACAGCCGGGTGGATTATGCATCAAAGTCAATCGGCGAGAGTTGGCTGCCGGCTTGCAACTACCCCTGGAAAATGTAGGGCAGTTAGTTAAAGCCGGGCAAACGCTGTTAGCGCGTGGCGCAGCCTTGATAGTGGTTACGCTGGGGCGGGAAGGGGCCTTGGCCATTGCCCCGGAGGGATGCTGGCAGGCCAGCGCGCCGCCGGTTGAGATTGTCAGCACCGTAGGCAGCGGCGACTCGCTGCTGGCGGGTTTGGCGGTGGCTTGCTTGCAGGAAAAAAGTATTGGCACCGCCCTGGCCATGGGCGTGGCCTGCGGGGCGGCCAATGCGCTCAATGATCTGCCGGGCGGATTCGAGCCGCGCGAGGTTACTTCTCTCTTGGAACGAGTCAACCTTAAAAAACTAAATGTTTGA
- the rsmA gene encoding ribosomal RNA small subunit methyltransferase A, with the protein MKFAETQPLSTLLKKYNLRPRKGLGQNFLADPFHLAQIVATAELDPEDVVLEIGPGPGTLTRLLAEAAGRVIAIELDPNMVNLLQNELGYLPNLTVIQADILQTNLKALITNFSPTFSSFKVVANLPYYITSAVMRHLLETTPRPQRIVVTVQKEVARRIVAKPGNMSLLALSVQFYGQPKITHHIPAGAFYPPPKVDSAVVRIDSFPQPLLPAADAPHFFRVARAGFGQKRKQLKNALVAGLSRPMLEIIRAMEKAGVDTARRAETLSLTEWERLAETLR; encoded by the coding sequence TTGAAATTTGCTGAAACACAGCCCCTCTCAACGTTACTCAAAAAATATAATTTACGGCCTCGAAAGGGGTTGGGCCAAAATTTTCTGGCCGACCCTTTTCATCTGGCCCAAATTGTAGCCACGGCTGAGTTGGACCCGGAAGACGTGGTGCTGGAAATTGGCCCTGGCCCCGGCACGCTGACCAGACTGTTGGCTGAAGCCGCCGGCCGGGTTATTGCAATTGAACTTGACCCTAATATGGTCAACTTACTGCAAAATGAACTTGGTTATTTACCCAACCTGACCGTCATCCAGGCCGATATTCTCCAAACTAACCTTAAAGCTTTAATAACCAATTTTTCCCCTACTTTCTCCTCTTTTAAAGTAGTGGCCAATCTGCCCTATTACATTACTTCGGCCGTGATGCGGCATCTGCTGGAAACAACGCCGCGCCCCCAGCGCATAGTAGTAACCGTGCAAAAGGAAGTGGCCCGGCGGATAGTGGCCAAACCGGGAAATATGAGCTTGTTGGCGCTCAGTGTGCAATTTTACGGCCAGCCAAAGATAACGCATCACATTCCGGCCGGGGCCTTCTACCCGCCGCCCAAAGTTGACTCGGCCGTAGTCCGTATTGACTCATTTCCCCAACCCCTGCTACCGGCGGCTGATGCGCCACATTTTTTTCGCGTGGCCAGGGCCGGTTTTGGTCAAAAGCGGAAACAGTTAAAAAACGCCTTGGTCGCCGGTTTATCCCGGCCTATGCTGGAAATTATTCGGGCCATGGAAAAGGCCGGGGTTGATACTGCTCGGCGGGCCGAAACCTTAAGTTTGACCGAATGGGAACGGCTGGCCGAAACATTGCGTTAA